Genomic segment of Leptolyngbya sp. 'hensonii':
AGGCGTATTTGATAGAATGATTTGTATGTTTACTTCATGCTCAATCAAGTGCAACCATACTCACTAGATCTTAGACAGAAAATTGTTGATGCATATCTTGAAGGGAATACGTCGCAACGTCAAATCGCTATACAATTTCGAGTTGCTTATAGTTTCGTGCGAAAGTTAATCAAACAACATCGGGAAACAGGTGAGATTGTCCCCAAAC
This window contains:
- a CDS encoding helix-turn-helix domain-containing protein — encoded protein: MLNQVQPYSLDLRQKIVDAYLEGNTSQRQIAIQFRVAYSFVRKLIKQHRETGEIVPK